The genomic window CACCGGCCGGATCTATGATGGTGCGGACGGTACTGCGCTCCCGGGTGCGAACGTGCTTGTGAAGGGGACTGCCAAGGGTGCGGCGACGAACAACGACGGGAAGTTCAGAATCAACCAGATTGCGCAGGGGAAGATCACACTCGTGGTTCGCTACCTCGGATACGAGACCGCCGAGCGTGAGGTGATTGTGAAGGCGGATCAGACGGAGGATCTTGAGGTTGCTCTGAAGTCGACGGTGATCCAGCAAAACGAAGTTGTGGTGACTGCCCAGATGAAAGGGCAGCAGGCGGCGATCAACCAGCAGCTTACTTCCATGACAATCTCGAACGTTGTTGCTCGCGACCGGATACAGGAATTGCCTGACAACAACGCCGCGGAGTCTATTGGGCGGTTGCCCGGAGTGTCCATCCAACGTGACGCAGGTGAAGGATCGAAAGTAATCATGCGCGGGATGTCGCCGAAATACAACCCGATAACCATCGAGGGCCAGAAGATTCCCGCCACAGACGCTGTCGATCGGTCCGTCGACCTGACGATGATTTCCTCTGAGATGCTGTCGGGCATCGAAGTCACGAAAGCGAACACGCCGGACAAGGACGGCGATGCTATCGGGGGAACGGTGAATTTCGAAATGAAGAAAGCGGACGCAGGGTGGCAGACACGCGCACGACTTGAGGGGGGGTACTCAAGTCAAGACAAGAGTTATCAGAATTTCCGCGGCAGCCTGAGCGCGAGCAACAGGTTCTTCAATGACGCCCTTGGCGTTCTGATGGAGGGGAACTTTCAGCGCGCCCATCGTCCCTCGGATGAATTCGCGGCCTCCTATTCGGTCAACAACACGGTCGTCAAAATCGACAACACCTCGCTCGTCGATCGATTTGAGACCCGCGATCGATTCGGGGGCAACATGATTCTCGATTACGGGTTCAGCAAGGGATTTATCAAGATGAGCACGTTGTACAGCCGCACAGAGCGGGATGAGACCCAACGGAGAGTCAGGTACCAAATCTCAACATCAATCACTGAAAACTCATTGCGGAAACGGTTTGTTAATATCGATCTTTTGACAAATGTTCTTGCCGGCGAGTACAATTTCGATTTCATGAAAGCGAACTGGAGCACGAACTACGCATCGACCCGCCAGGAGACCCCGTTCCAGCACGATTCACGTTTTGAGGAGCAGGGAGCATTCAACTCTCAGGTTGTCGATCAGGGCCCGGAGAAAGCGATTGCCCAGGCGAAGAACAGGCTCGATCTTTCGTACTTCCGGTATGACTACATCACCCAGCAATGGATCAAGGACGGCGATTTCGCGGGGCAGCTCGACTTCACGGTGCCGATGACGCTTGCGCCGGATATGTGGGCGAAGATCAAATTCGGCGGCAAGTACAAGGACAAGAGACGAGACGTCGACAACGCAGGGCTGGAGACGGAATCGAACGGGCCGGGGAACATCCTCATGAAACAATTTCCGGGGCGTTTCATCAAGACCACGGACGGAAGGGACCTGATGAGCTACATGAACTTCGTCGACGACAGCTTCAAGGCCGAGAATTTTCTCAATGGGCGCTACAATTTCCTGAATGCCCTGTCGGTCGATAAGCTGCAGTCGTTCTACGAAGAGTTCAAAGACTACAGACGTCCTTCAGACCGCAGGCGCTTCTACTTCGTTGACTATCTCGCCGAATTGGACGACTATCTGGCCGGCGAAAAGGTCACCGCCGCATATGCGATGGCCGAGATCAAGTGGGGCACATGGGTGACGGTCATGCCCGGTGTGCGCTACGAGAGGACGGTGAACTGGTATCAGACAAGATTTGGAGAGGTCACAAGAGATGCGACGACCGGCGATGTAATCGCACGTTCCGGCCAGGACACGGTCGGTACGTTGAGTTATGAAGACGTGCTTCCCATGCTCCATCTCCGTTTCAATTTCACCGAATGGGCAGACCTCCGTCTGGCTGTCACGAAGTCAATTTCGAGGCCTGACTATCAAAACCTTGTTCCGCGGAGGAAGATCGACGGCGATGCTCTCGAAGCATATTACGGGAACCCTTACATTGGGCGCATCAAGGCGGTCAACTATGATGCAGCGCTCTCGTTTTACGACGGCCGTCTGGGTCTCCTCGGCGTTGGCGGCTTCTACAAAATTGTCAGGGATATCGACTACATCAAGCAGGGGCTTATCAAGTTCTATGACAAGGCCGATCCGACGAGGTTCACGACCTATAAGCTGTTCCAGCCGGACAACCTCCCCTATGATTCGAGGGTGTACGGCTTCGAATGCGAAATCCAGACAAACTTTCAGTTCCTGCCGAGTCCGCTCGACGGCATTCTCCTGAACATCAATTTCTCAAGGATCTTTTCAAAAACGCTTCTTCCCTACACGGACTACAGTCAACGTGATCCATTCCCTCCGTTCAGGCCGGTTGCCAAGGACACATCCCGCGTTATCCCGATGCCGGGACAATCCGACCGCATCGCGAACGTGACCGTCGGCTATGAAAAGGGCAAATTCTCAGCCAGGCTGTCTCTCATCTATCAGTCCAATGCGCTAGCGGTTATCGGTGAAACGGCGGAGGTCGACGGATATACAGACGATTACAAACGATGGGATCTGACGCTGCAGTACAAACTCCCATGGCATTCATCTGTCATGTTGTCCATCAACAATTTGACGAACCTTCCCGACCGATCATATACGTCGGCGATGCGGTATCCGACAGAGGAGAAGTACTTCGGCTGGACCGCTGAACTTGGAATTCGATTTGAACTCTAGATATCTCACTAACTCACGTTGCATCAATTCCATCATAAGGAGGTTTCCATGAAACAGAGGCACCTTTTTTCAGCCATCGGCATACTCGCAGTCGTGTTGGCGATCTGTACAATCCCCGCCAACGCGCAGCGAATTATCAACGTCCCGCAAGGAATCGGGACGCTGGAACAGACGATCCACGGCGATTCTCTGAACCGCAAAACACAGCCCACAGTGTATGTTCTCCAACGTGGTGGTTACTACGGAACACTGACGTCAGTTGTTAACTTTGATCAACTGAACATCCGTGCAGCATACGGGACGGGAGCAATGCCGATCGTGCGTCCGGCAATCCCGGCCACGGGCAGCGCGTCGCGTCCCTTTGCACCCAAAGGCAATCTGACAATTTCCAATCTTTATATTGTAGGCAAGGACGACAATCAGACAGCTCCGGTCCTCATTACTGACGTTATCCGCCCGACGGCGGGGGGATTGCGTCTCGTGATCGACTCGTGTCATCTAGATCAGGATGGCTCTTCCGCGATTCGCCTGGACAACGCAAACAACAAGGTCTTCATCACTAACTCAATCTTCAGCAACATGGGTGACCAGAACAGTCTGAATGGCAGAATCCTTGACACCCGTGGAACGAACCAGGATACGCTCGTGATCGAGAATTGCATCATCTACAACATCACGGAAAAGTTGGTCCGCACCGGTACTGAAGGTGCCACCGGATTCATGGGCTACTACAGAATCAACCAAAACAC from Ignavibacteriales bacterium includes these protein-coding regions:
- a CDS encoding TonB-dependent receptor, whose translation is MRRTSTERKQSTTLLRPLGLMSSVSRVMLGLLLLCSVSSSAFGQGYGTITGRIYDGADGTALPGANVLVKGTAKGAATNNDGKFRINQIAQGKITLVVRYLGYETAEREVIVKADQTEDLEVALKSTVIQQNEVVVTAQMKGQQAAINQQLTSMTISNVVARDRIQELPDNNAAESIGRLPGVSIQRDAGEGSKVIMRGMSPKYNPITIEGQKIPATDAVDRSVDLTMISSEMLSGIEVTKANTPDKDGDAIGGTVNFEMKKADAGWQTRARLEGGYSSQDKSYQNFRGSLSASNRFFNDALGVLMEGNFQRAHRPSDEFAASYSVNNTVVKIDNTSLVDRFETRDRFGGNMILDYGFSKGFIKMSTLYSRTERDETQRRVRYQISTSITENSLRKRFVNIDLLTNVLAGEYNFDFMKANWSTNYASTRQETPFQHDSRFEEQGAFNSQVVDQGPEKAIAQAKNRLDLSYFRYDYITQQWIKDGDFAGQLDFTVPMTLAPDMWAKIKFGGKYKDKRRDVDNAGLETESNGPGNILMKQFPGRFIKTTDGRDLMSYMNFVDDSFKAENFLNGRYNFLNALSVDKLQSFYEEFKDYRRPSDRRRFYFVDYLAELDDYLAGEKVTAAYAMAEIKWGTWVTVMPGVRYERTVNWYQTRFGEVTRDATTGDVIARSGQDTVGTLSYEDVLPMLHLRFNFTEWADLRLAVTKSISRPDYQNLVPRRKIDGDALEAYYGNPYIGRIKAVNYDAALSFYDGRLGLLGVGGFYKIVRDIDYIKQGLIKFYDKADPTRFTTYKLFQPDNLPYDSRVYGFECEIQTNFQFLPSPLDGILLNINFSRIFSKTLLPYTDYSQRDPFPPFRPVAKDTSRVIPMPGQSDRIANVTVGYEKGKFSARLSLIYQSNALAVIGETAEVDGYTDDYKRWDLTLQYKLPWHSSVMLSINNLTNLPDRSYTSAMRYPTEEKYFGWTAELGIRFEL